In one window of Porites lutea chromosome 8, jaPorLute2.1, whole genome shotgun sequence DNA:
- the LOC140945213 gene encoding astacin-like metalloprotease toxin 5 gives MIMKLAILFWTMMSVQSRPYMYLENDERGGNVHSHIVRVNEDYNDESRRGFQEDDSIEEEIVAVNEDPRNKPRCQLFEGDLCLDEGDKAVVNHKRPETDMKRNVIRDQKKLWPNKVVYYSVDENLSHLRPKIADAIRAFHDTCLKFREVDQTYGGDYVKMHKGNGCWSKLGRSGGAQLLSLGSGCEYVGVVAHELMHAIGIWHEQSRPDRDRYVEVLWQNIQPGQEKNFKKYDHGKVDTLGLSYDYDSVMHYDRLLYSVDGRRPTIIARGKPWIRLGGQLRGTLTANDVREIKELYDCD, from the exons ATGATAATGAAGTTGGCAATTCTCTTCTGGACTATGATGTCAGTTCAGAGTCGCCCTTATA TGTATTTAGAGAACGATGAAAGAGGTGGAAATGTGCATAGTCACATTGTACGCGTGAACGAAGATTATAATGACGAGAGTCGCAGAGGTTTCCAAGAAGACGATTCTATTGAAGAAGAGATCGTTGCTGTTAATGAAG ATCCTCGCAACAAGCCTAGATGTCAACTGTTCGAGGGAGACTTGTGCCTTGACGAAGGGGACAAGGCTGTTGTAAATCATAAAAGACCTGAGACGGATATGAAGAGAAATGTCATACGCGATCAGAAGAAACTCTGGCCTAACAAAGTGGTTTACTATTCTGTGGACGAAAATTTGA GCCATTTGCGACCAAAGATTGCAGACGCCATCCGTGCATTCCATGACACGTGCTTGAAGTTTCGCGAAGTTGACCAGACTTATGGAGGGGATTATGTCAAAATGCACAAGGGAAATGG ATGCTGGTCAAAGCTCGGTCGAAGCGGTGGAGCTCAACTTCTTTCCCTTGGGAGTGGGTGTGAGTACGTTGGCGTTGTTGCACACGAGCTTATGCATGCTATTG GTATTTGGCACGAGCAAAGCAGACCTGACAGAGACCGATATGTTGAGGTTTTGTGGCAAAATATCCAACCAG GTCAAgagaaaaactttaaaaagtacGATCACGGAAAAGTGGACACCCTTGGCCTCTCTTACGACTATGACTCGGTGATGCATTATGATAGACTTCTATACTCCGTCGATGGAAGAAGACCCACGATCATAGCCAGAGGAAAGCCATGGATACGTCTTG